Below is a window of Veillonella rodentium DNA.
ATGAATAACTTACGTAACTTTATCAAGACCTATATCCCAAAACCTGACACAACAAATATCATGGAATCTATCGAGCATGGTAGGCTCAGACCGTCTAAAGCTCTTCAGGATTCGATTCTAAGTATGTTGAAGGGTAATAAAGAATTTGTTCTTATTGATGACCAAAAGGTTGAATTCGAACGCATAAAAAAAGCTGCTCTAGATGCTATTAAGAACAATCAAAAAACTGTATATATTGTTCGTGGCGGTCCCGGCACTGGTAAAAGTGTTGTAGCAATAAACTTATTGGCAGAATGTATTCATAATGGCTATATGGCTCAATACATTACATCTAATGCTGCACCACGTAATGTATATAGTACTATACTACAAAAAGGGTTCAAGAAAACAGAGATTAAAGCATTATTCCAAAGTAGTGGCACATTCCATACACGTTCTAAAAATGCACTTCAAATTGCAATTGTTGATGAAGCACATAGATTACGTGAAAAATCTGGAATGTACCAAAATGAAGGAGAAGACCAAATCAAAGAAATTATTAATGCCTCCCTCTTTAGTGTCTTCTTTATTGATCGAAATCAACGTGTTACATTTAAAGATGCAGGTACTATCGATAAAATATTAAAGTTTAGTACTGAGCAAAAGGCTCTTGTTTATGAGGGCGCACTAGAATCCCAGTTCCGTTGTAATGGCTCTGACGGCTATTTAGCTTGGTTAGACAACGTTCTTCAAATTGCAGAAACAGCAAACTATGATGGTTTTGAAGGTGATTATGACTTTAGGATTTTTGATGATCCTAATGCTATGTATGCTGCTATAAAAGCAAAAAATGAGATAAACAATAAGTCTCGAGTTTTAGCAGGCTATTGTTGGGATTGGCCTAAGGAAGGTCGAACAACTTCTCTTGTAAAAGATATCCAAATACCGGAACATAATTTTGGAATCAGCTGGAACTTAGGAAATTCTACTACATATGCAATAGATCCAGATTCTATTAATGAAGCGGGCTGTATTCATACCACTCAAGGCCTTGAATTTGAATACGTAGGTGTTATTATCGGTGATGATCTACGTTATGAAAATGGCAAACTCATCGTAGATATTAATAAACGTGCTAAAACAGATCAGTC
It encodes the following:
- a CDS encoding DUF2075 domain-containing protein → MIIYSSTKQSFINDFEQGVLVKKLHQTLTEKYRRVGESEIHSWQTSLSYMANVMRDLAIPDLAGVAIEYIVPNTQKRVDFIITGLDQNNKEHVIIVELKQWGEAFKVEDKDNIVSTYLSGGLREVTHPSYQAWSYCSLIENFNEDVQTRPIELHPCAFLHNFDESISTELRDPIYSAILDISPMFTLGQMNNLRNFIKTYIPKPDTTNIMESIEHGRLRPSKALQDSILSMLKGNKEFVLIDDQKVEFERIKKAALDAIKNNQKTVYIVRGGPGTGKSVVAINLLAECIHNGYMAQYITSNAAPRNVYSTILQKGFKKTEIKALFQSSGTFHTRSKNALQIAIVDEAHRLREKSGMYQNEGEDQIKEIINASLFSVFFIDRNQRVTFKDAGTIDKILKFSTEQKALVYEGALESQFRCNGSDGYLAWLDNVLQIAETANYDGFEGDYDFRIFDDPNAMYAAIKAKNEINNKSRVLAGYCWDWPKEGRTTSLVKDIQIPEHNFGISWNLGNSTTYAIDPDSINEAGCIHTTQGLEFEYVGVIIGDDLRYENGKLIVDINKRAKTDQSIKGIKKILKENPEEGHRIANEIVKNTYRTLMTRGQKGCYIYCTNKDLANYFKLAYNHQLNYTYNEPQVVLATQPMAADKPNSNIDELHSKLHKL